One genomic region from Plasmodium chabaudi chabaudi strain AS genome assembly, chromosome: 7 encodes:
- a CDS encoding heptatricopeptide repeat-containing protein, putative translates to MFCFINKRLMNIQRNYHSSSTSINVLTNKEINRKKKQQTWMKKINAKEIPRKKYGNKLGTVAKQLYLSPDLKGSPINGNIYDLNREKGIKTKLENYYFQNRLEENNQLCVNNNISNIRNNNGVEISENLLNYEKSKLQWDEICDELKYHLPFLQPYSISMALNYLSKINYNEYDIFKLVAEQIDERWLKNFNIKDLCQLLLSYSRLNSKFYAFINLISKELLYKLCYSDFEDLSLIAYAYTKLRMYDYEVFLHICNEAKHKIKDEQLKNSQPKGDDNTNESASLTIDQHNTTNVYDCVNCRTEQDKVSNVNKHASDTEVSRIDVPDDKKYSHLSLLVYCLGKNKHNDDMLLNLIVEYIDLKIVNNIDLSNLAYGFSVLNIYNDCLYESLCKKIYEGINKIESLQKIIIMGYLLKYPQYKMLDLYYIYLKNINEEIKESKKKIYKEVVFLNMCINSFSCDKFLSILFNSLNIESCENDQVNKLFFLYNFLISYVDYFMKNKNVDSRDYPKILAILLKILYFGDAKRGSSIVPEDNNISKSNKDELTFFENYKKQVDIHKATLLVDLALDNIIKQIKKVHKYDLNNVKNLLNICVQKKDINSEFSFVQKAKDILSF, encoded by the coding sequence atgttttgcTTTATAAATAAGCGATTGATGAATATCCAAAGAAATTATCATAGCAGTTCTACCAGCATAAATGTGTTAACAAACAAAGAAAtaaacagaaaaaaaaaacaacaaacatggatgaaaaagataaatgCAAAGGAAATAccacgaaaaaaatatggaaacaAATTAGGAACTGTAGcaaaacaattatatttatcaccAGATTTAAAAGGTAGTCCTATAAATGGTAATATTTATGATCTCAATAGGGAAAAGGgtattaaaacaaaactggaaaattattattttcaaaatcgtttagaagaaaataatcaGCTATGtgtgaataataatattagtaatattagaaataataatggtgTTGAAATATCAGAAAATTTGTtgaattatgaaaaatcgAAACTACAATGGGACGAAATATGTGATGAGttaaaatatcatttaCCTTTTTTACAACCATACAGCATTAGCATGGCATTAAACTATTtgtcaaaaataaattataacgAATacgatatttttaaattagtAGCAGAACAAATAGATGAAAGATggttaaaaaattttaatataaaagatttGTGtcaattattattgtcTTATTCGAGGCttaattcaaaattttatgcgttcataaatttaataagtaaagaattgttatataaattatgttattCCGATTTTGAAGACCTATCATTGATAgcttatgcatatacaaaACTAAGGATGTATGATTACGAAgtttttcttcatatatGTAACGAAgcaaaacataaaattaaagatgAACAACTTAAAAATAGTCAACCAAAAGGGGATGATAATACAAATGAAAGCGCCAGCCTAACAATTGACCAGCATAACACAACTAATGTTTATGATTGTGTAAATTGTAGAACGGAACAAGATAAAGTATCAAATGTTAATAAGCATGCAAGTGATACTGAAGTAAGCAGAATTGATGTACCAGACGATAAGAAATATTCCCATTTGTCTCTTTTGGTTTATTGtttaggaaaaaataaacataatgaTGATATGTTACTAAATTTAATAGTAGAGTATAtagatttaaaaattgtaaataatatagatttAAGTAATTTAGCATATGGCTTTTCTGTATTAAACATTTATAATGATTGTTTATATGAAAgtttatgtaaaaaaatatatgaaggtataaataaaattgaatcattacaaaaaataattattatgggatatcttttaaaatatccacaatataaaatgttagatttatattatatttatttaaaaaatatcaatgaagaaattaaagaatccaaaaaaaaaatatataaagaagttgtatttttaaacatGTGTATAAATAGTTTTTCATgtgataaatttttaagcaTCCTATTCAATTCACTAAATATAGAGTCTTGTGAAAATGATCAagtaaacaaattattttttttatataattttttaatttcctATGTAGactattttatgaaaaataaaaacgtaGACTCTCGAGATTATCCTAAAATTCTGGCCATCCTacttaaaattttgtaCTTTGGCGATGCTAAAAGGGGAAGCAGCATTGTGCCTGAAGACAACAACATATCAAAGAGTAATAAAGACGAGCTTACATTTTTTGAGAATTATAAGAAGCAAGTAGATATACATAAAGCAACACTTTTAGTCGACCTAGCACTGGATAATATCATAAagcaaattaaaaaagttcATAAATacgatttaaataatgtcaaaaatttattaaatatttgtgtgcaaaaaaaagatataaatagcGAGTTTAGTTTTGTGCAAAAGGCAAAAGATATCTTATCATTTTAG